A window of Pomacea canaliculata isolate SZHN2017 linkage group LG3, ASM307304v1, whole genome shotgun sequence contains these coding sequences:
- the LOC112559805 gene encoding uncharacterized protein LOC112559805, with protein MLIDESQGKYTWQTKVKDVLGNEFQLADEYLTSHVTIKDLLLHRTGLATTNLPLFAGFPDTLTRKDLTMRLRFLPVSGLFRDEYNYNNWMYALAGRVAEVMGGASWEELLHQRIFQPLQMNDSRVIGYNVDVDADNFALPYVQLRNEIVRSDPVIYKMTATEPAIAIASSADDMAKWLSWHVRGGVTSDGHVTLKKSCLQEMYAPHMAVPDLTYIKKPQFPISINNYGYGYGWTTATYRGYSMVWHSGIILGYLTLLTLLPDLDIGIFISTNGPGTMNTSFARSEVSYYITDLLLRLDPWLNNANACQFPQEWENVTDDPSEDSVLVHGELKGLQNFVGQYGNVLFGDITVTKNGSNELLVNYGRVTGKLHKTKEDHVLMMDILGVLEFVTHVGNDVLYINTTFAKADESGQYQEILVSSPSMTDSIIMVFKRGVTFSHLSDPLTSGSTTSNFAFILYFMTHFFLFLLVFPEGIFINTNERNIL; from the exons AAAGTACACGTGGCAAACAAAGGTCAAGGACGTTCTTGGAAATGAGTTCCAGCTGGCAGACGAGTATTtgaccagtcacgtgacaatcaaGGACCTGTTGCTACACAGGACAGGCTTAGCGACCACCAATCTTCCATTGTTCGCGGGTTTCCCAGACACTCTGACAAGAAAGGACTTAACTAT GCGGCTGCGGTTTCTTCCGGTGTCAGGACTGTTTCGTGACGAGTATAACTACAACAACTGGATGTACGCACTGGCCGGGAGGGTCGCCGAGGTGATGGGGGGAGCATCCTGGGAGGAGCTTCTCCATCAACGCATCTTTCAGCCTTTGCAGATGAATGACAGCCGGGTCATCGGGTACAATGTCGATGTGGATGCGGACAACTTTGCCTTGCCTTATGTTCAGCTCAGGAATGAAATTGTGCGGTCAGACCCCGTGATTTACAA GATGACTGCCACAGAGCCCGCTATCGCCATCGCCTCTTCTGCGGACGACATGGCCAAGTGGCTGTCTTGGCACGTGCGGGGAGGAGTGACGTCAGATGGCCACGTGACGCTCAAGAAGTCCTGCCTCCAGGAGATGTACGCACCGCACATGGCCGTGCCCGACCTTACTTACATTAAGAAGCCACAGTTTCCGATCTCAATCAACAACTATGGTTATGGGTACGGGTGGACAACAGCCACTTACAGAG GGTATTCGATGGTCTGGCATAGTGGAATAATACTCGGTTACCTCACACTCTTGACTCTTCTACCCGATCTTGATATTGGTATCTTCATCAGCACCAATGGGCCTGGAACTATGAACACATCTTTCGCTCGCTCAGAAGTCTCCTACTATATAACAGACCTTCTTTTAAGACTAGACCCTTGGTTAAATAATGCAAACGCTTGCCAGTTTCCTCAGGAGTGGGAGAACGTGACAGATGACCCGTCAGAGGATTCAGTCTTGGTTCACGGAGAACTCAAGGGACTTCAAAACTTCGTTGGACAGTACGGAAACGTTTTGTTCGGGGACATCACAGTAACTAAAAACGGAAGCAACGAACTGCTGGTGAACTACGGACGAGTGACGGGAAAATTGCATAAAACAAAGGAAGACCATGTTCTTATGATGGATATTTTAGGCGTCTTGGAGTTCGTGACACATGTAGGGAACGATGTCTTGTACATTAACACGACCTTCGCGAAGGCAGACGAGAGTGGACAATACCAGGAGATATTAGTGAGCTCCCCTTCAATGACTGACAGTATTATTATGGTATTCAAACGTGGAGTTACCTTTTCCCATCTGTCAGACCCACTGACCAGCGGAAGCACCACATCAAACTTTGCTTTTATTCTCTACTTTATGAcccatttcttccttttcttgctgGTGTTTCCCGAAGGGATTTTTATAAATacgaatgaaagaaatatactttaa